The Streptomyces sp. NBC_00691 genome has a segment encoding these proteins:
- a CDS encoding CsbD family protein, giving the protein MADKGRTDKVKGKAKETVGKVTGNDRMKTEGRMDQAKGKAKEAMSDAKDTLRGKRDEH; this is encoded by the coding sequence ATGGCTGACAAGGGCCGCACGGACAAGGTCAAGGGCAAGGCGAAGGAAACGGTCGGCAAGGTGACCGGCAACGACCGCATGAAGACCGAGGGACGGATGGACCAGGCCAAGGGCAAGGCGAAGGAAGCCATGTCCGACGCCAAGGACACCCTCCGCGGCAAGCGCGACGAACACTGA
- a CDS encoding VOC family protein codes for MAGIGAPAERLDMPVAWTPYFAVADADLTAARIRERGATMAVGPLAFVTGRAGLAADPAGAVFGFWQGAVVPDWSTGHGSPARLELHTRDALEASVFYGEVLDWAGGGSGCCVASHEHGQVVLRKGHDTVARMIGGSAEEVPDPAIRPRWHVHFPVPDLEKAVEATRDLGGAVVSPVTTSRTSRSVALADPDGARFTAVELQKTS; via the coding sequence GTGGCGGGGATCGGCGCGCCGGCCGAGCGTCTCGACATGCCGGTGGCGTGGACGCCGTACTTCGCCGTCGCGGACGCCGACCTCACGGCGGCACGGATCCGTGAACGCGGGGCCACCATGGCCGTGGGCCCCCTCGCGTTCGTCACCGGCCGGGCCGGACTGGCCGCCGACCCCGCGGGGGCGGTCTTCGGGTTCTGGCAGGGAGCGGTGGTACCCGACTGGTCGACGGGTCACGGCAGCCCGGCCCGACTGGAACTGCACACCCGCGACGCCCTTGAGGCCTCGGTCTTCTACGGCGAGGTTCTCGACTGGGCAGGGGGAGGATCCGGTTGCTGCGTGGCGTCGCACGAACACGGGCAGGTGGTGCTGCGCAAAGGCCACGACACCGTGGCGCGCATGATCGGCGGCTCGGCCGAAGAGGTCCCCGACCCCGCGATCCGCCCGCGTTGGCACGTCCACTTCCCCGTACCGGACCTGGAGAAGGCGGTCGAGGCCACCAGAGACCTGGGAGGTGCGGTCGTCAGCCCCGTGACGACGTCCCGCACGAGCCGGTCGGTCGCCCTCGCGGACCCGGACGGGGCACGGTTCACGGCGGTCGAGCTCCAGAAGACCTCCTGA
- a CDS encoding CsbD family protein, whose protein sequence is MAGGKKAKNVAKTAKGKVKETTGKAVGNESLELKGRAEQAEGDAKQAAEKVKDTFKH, encoded by the coding sequence ATGGCCGGAGGCAAGAAAGCCAAGAATGTGGCAAAGACCGCCAAGGGCAAGGTCAAGGAGACGACGGGCAAGGCCGTAGGCAACGAGAGCCTCGAGTTGAAGGGCCGTGCCGAACAGGCCGAGGGCGACGCGAAGCAGGCGGCGGAGAAGGTCAAGGACACGTTCAAGCACTGA